The proteins below come from a single Gimesia alba genomic window:
- a CDS encoding DUF1559 domain-containing protein has translation MLSKHRKHLPRTGFVLIELLAVLMIIMILIALLLPAVQQAREAARCTSCKNNLAQIGVALQNYQMAHLVLPPGTVNPKGPILNQPKGYHVGWAIQILPLLDEKAVFRSYNFKFGVYNSANRLTANYILRCFQCPSSARGGFNYVGCHNDLETPIDVDNNGVLFLNSSIREKDLKDGRSYTIFVGEALDGGFLGWTSGTSSTLRNTGTKINFVNPNQNAFAQANRYGNYGEYHFEEQTDDMFDNLNSQPEAPNSEGTEKPLSPEDQKLLLQVGGFSSAHTGGAHFCLGDGSARFISENTDFQIFRNLANRHDGNLIGEY, from the coding sequence ATGTTATCAAAACACCGCAAGCATCTGCCACGTACCGGATTTGTACTGATTGAGCTACTCGCCGTCCTAATGATTATCATGATTCTGATTGCGCTTTTACTTCCCGCAGTCCAACAGGCGCGTGAAGCTGCTCGATGTACCAGTTGTAAAAATAATCTGGCTCAAATCGGTGTCGCATTACAAAACTATCAGATGGCACACTTGGTGTTACCCCCTGGCACGGTCAATCCGAAAGGCCCTATCCTCAATCAACCGAAAGGCTACCATGTTGGATGGGCTATTCAGATCCTCCCATTATTGGACGAAAAAGCCGTATTTCGCAGCTATAACTTCAAATTTGGTGTCTACAATTCTGCAAATCGACTGACCGCGAACTATATCTTGCGATGTTTTCAATGCCCTTCCAGTGCTCGAGGTGGTTTTAACTACGTCGGTTGCCATAATGATTTAGAGACACCTATTGATGTCGACAATAACGGTGTTTTGTTTCTGAACAGCAGCATCCGAGAAAAAGACCTGAAAGATGGTCGTTCTTACACAATTTTTGTGGGAGAGGCCCTTGATGGTGGTTTTTTAGGATGGACATCTGGAACTTCCTCCACACTTCGAAATACGGGAACTAAAATCAACTTCGTCAATCCGAATCAAAATGCATTCGCTCAAGCCAATCGATATGGGAACTATGGAGAATATCATTTTGAAGAGCAAACTGATGACATGTTTGACAACCTCAATTCCCAACCAGAAGCTCCAAACTCTGAAGGAACGGAAAAACCGCTCTCTCCTGAGGACCAAAAACTTCTACTTCAAGTAGGAGGCTTTTCCAGCGCTCATACAGGGGGGGCCCATTTTTGCCTGGGTGATGGTTCAGCTCGCTTCATCAGTGAAAATACGGATTTCCAAATTTTTAGAAATCTTGCAAATCGCCATGATGGCAATCTGATTGGAGAGTATTAG
- a CDS encoding alpha/beta hydrolase → MPVHPQVAQYLEEIAKVDLPSFEEMTPEIIRSTLSPSPEPHLPAKKIDDLKLPVNGTEIPVRIYTPGASQENSSEAFPALVYFHGGGWVMGTLDAYDGLCQDLAGTASCKVISVDYRMAPEHPYPVPFEDAYSATEWIVSHAGDLEIDPTRIAVGGDSAGGNLATAVAIRARQSNILNLIYQMLVYPVTNYQFDTESYQKYGIDYFLTKRAMEWFWDQYLPHESAGREVYASPLRSKDLSRLPDAIVITAGYDPLYSEAVQYVELMRRSGVDVAHINYEDMIHGFFRRSDLYDRAFEAVQLAGQYLRKAFTGT, encoded by the coding sequence ATGCCCGTCCATCCTCAAGTGGCCCAATACCTCGAAGAAATAGCAAAAGTTGACTTACCTTCATTCGAAGAGATGACCCCAGAAATTATCAGGTCGACGCTTTCTCCGTCACCAGAGCCTCATCTTCCTGCTAAAAAAATTGATGACCTCAAACTTCCAGTCAATGGGACAGAGATACCGGTTCGAATATACACACCTGGAGCGAGCCAGGAGAACTCTTCAGAGGCATTTCCCGCACTGGTCTATTTTCACGGTGGTGGTTGGGTGATGGGAACATTGGATGCTTATGATGGTCTGTGTCAGGATCTGGCAGGCACTGCTAGCTGTAAAGTGATTTCTGTTGATTATCGTATGGCGCCAGAACATCCTTACCCAGTGCCATTTGAGGATGCCTATTCAGCTACGGAATGGATTGTAAGCCATGCAGGTGATTTAGAAATCGATCCGACGAGAATTGCTGTTGGCGGTGATAGTGCAGGGGGAAATCTGGCGACAGCAGTAGCAATTAGAGCCAGACAATCGAACATTCTGAATCTCATCTATCAAATGCTGGTTTATCCGGTAACGAATTATCAGTTTGATACAGAATCATACCAGAAATATGGGATTGACTACTTTCTTACCAAACGTGCCATGGAATGGTTCTGGGACCAATATCTTCCGCACGAGTCTGCCGGCCGCGAGGTTTATGCATCTCCGCTCCGTTCCAAAGATTTGAGTCGTTTGCCTGATGCGATAGTAATCACGGCAGGCTATGATCCTCTGTATTCTGAAGCAGTCCAGTACGTCGAACTCATGCGTCGATCAGGAGTTGACGTTGCACACATAAATTATGAAGACATGATTCATGGCTTCTTTCGACGTTCTGATTTATATGATCGGGCATTTGAAGCAGTTCAACTAGCGGGACAGTATTTAAGGAAGGCTTTTACTGGAACATAA
- a CDS encoding type II secretion system F family protein, whose translation MNRYSYICIDSDGQEKDGFLQAKNDESARIQLMEQGLKIVRLDLCSGEESANSDTTEALEIKDFSSDQLAEYGKAAWNPDSEFLDHLPKNSQLNVHGMPLSASLRTLAEETSSRKLAHTFQKIAIDLEQGTTTEESFSRHLKHIPHNLESLIRAGAQTAQLESIIEDYIESQRVLMQSRHKLMTSLFYSSVLILGAFLLFDFLMISVVRSFRSIFLDFGTELPGITILVMRISDFLVAYGLPMLAILMFSFAGIWFSFDLFKMQAIRRRLINQIPILGSILSSISIALFCRMLATIIEAKIKLPEAIDLAAKATKDPNLIAGCELLKQRTMKGFDLAEASIEIPHFSKSFIHIFRWQDRPDIFIDSLRASSNIFQAKANMKTGTLVFILQPLVLIGIIFSIGLPIVAIYLPLIKVLNDLS comes from the coding sequence ATGAATCGGTATTCCTATATTTGCATAGACAGTGATGGTCAGGAAAAGGACGGGTTCCTGCAAGCAAAGAATGATGAATCAGCGCGTATTCAACTGATGGAACAAGGTCTGAAAATTGTTCGTTTGGATTTGTGTTCTGGGGAAGAAAGTGCGAACTCTGATACTACTGAAGCTTTGGAAATCAAAGACTTTTCAAGTGATCAACTTGCCGAGTACGGCAAGGCAGCCTGGAATCCTGACTCCGAATTCCTTGATCACTTACCGAAAAACTCCCAGCTCAATGTCCATGGTATGCCTCTTTCAGCAAGCTTGCGTACTTTGGCTGAAGAAACCTCTTCTAGAAAACTCGCTCATACATTTCAGAAAATTGCCATCGACCTGGAACAAGGTACAACAACAGAAGAAAGCTTCTCCCGGCACTTGAAGCATATTCCTCATAACCTGGAATCTCTGATCCGAGCAGGTGCCCAAACTGCCCAACTGGAATCCATTATTGAAGATTATATCGAGAGCCAAAGAGTTCTCATGCAGTCGCGACATAAACTCATGACATCTCTTTTTTATTCAAGCGTGTTAATTTTAGGTGCTTTTTTACTATTTGATTTTCTAATGATATCTGTCGTCAGAAGTTTTCGTTCCATTTTTCTTGACTTCGGAACAGAACTTCCCGGGATCACAATTTTAGTAATGCGTATCTCAGATTTTCTTGTTGCCTATGGTTTACCGATGTTAGCAATTCTGATGTTTAGTTTCGCAGGAATCTGGTTTAGTTTTGACTTGTTCAAAATGCAGGCAATACGTAGACGACTGATTAATCAAATACCGATTTTGGGCAGTATTTTAAGTTCGATATCAATCGCGTTATTTTGCCGGATGCTGGCTACGATCATTGAAGCCAAAATCAAACTACCTGAAGCGATTGACTTAGCCGCCAAAGCAACTAAAGATCCGAACTTAATTGCCGGTTGTGAGTTATTGAAACAACGAACGATGAAAGGATTTGATCTCGCGGAAGCTTCGATTGAAATCCCCCATTTCTCCAAAAGTTTCATACACATTTTTCGGTGGCAAGATCGCCCCGATATTTTTATTGATTCGCTCCGCGCCAGTAGCAATATCTTTCAAGCCAAAGCAAACATGAAAACAGGAACACTTGTATTTATCCTGCAACCGCTCGTGTTAATCGGAATCATATTTAGCATTGGTTTGCCGATCGTGGCAATCTATCTTCCTTTAATAAAAGTACTCAATGATCTCTCCTAA
- a CDS encoding type II secretion system F family protein — protein MDALGLIVSLAFFVYFPVAGISSILLARRINDFGHQGVNPILKTFWTSFAIFMLGCSVIFIVSTFLAISTSQYFGSGAFLLSIPITLLFSLTIYLEYLCYRSASALNKGDEYDLPESLRHQLHKTRVLGWIVLGLPLLLFVPALLLAASVFLSFALVFLIFVIIGSVLNILSTSKRANESELLWLLALCVEKNIPIAEELDTYSLTQKQKYRERIQLLSSRLYSGESLSDALSTTPGLVPQSAIVAVRIGEESNSLGIALRDAAAQSTKKLRHLTDQSNLSIIFLYLTMVVSIQFLIVGFIMYWIIPKFKKIFLDFGTELPSITLGLMQVSDFIIAYFYLFLPLFSLPIMALVLIQVGNYYGWYNLRIPFFTEWFPRLNTPHCLRQIAQSVSVHKPPQIALDSISTFHLWADVRMRTQSVNERIKQGENIWESLQNAKLISETEAALCSTAERMDNLPYVLRTLAESIELRRARKLRFFTEFLKPIIISVLAILVGYFVIALYMPLVKLINDLV, from the coding sequence GTGGATGCACTTGGTCTTATTGTTAGCTTGGCATTCTTTGTCTATTTTCCTGTTGCAGGAATCTCTTCGATTCTTCTTGCGCGCAGAATTAATGATTTTGGACACCAGGGTGTCAACCCAATCCTCAAAACGTTTTGGACATCCTTTGCGATTTTCATGCTTGGCTGCAGTGTCATTTTTATTGTCAGTACTTTTTTGGCTATAAGCACGAGTCAATACTTTGGTTCAGGAGCATTTCTTTTAAGCATTCCCATCACACTCTTATTCTCGCTTACTATTTATCTGGAATATCTGTGCTATCGCTCTGCTTCCGCACTTAATAAGGGAGATGAATATGACCTCCCTGAATCGTTACGACATCAGTTACATAAAACACGCGTGTTAGGCTGGATCGTACTGGGACTACCTTTGCTGTTATTTGTACCAGCGTTACTGTTAGCAGCCTCGGTCTTTTTGTCATTTGCACTGGTATTCTTAATCTTTGTAATCATCGGCTCTGTGTTAAATATCTTATCCACTTCGAAACGGGCTAATGAGTCTGAGCTGCTTTGGCTACTCGCACTTTGTGTAGAAAAAAACATCCCGATAGCAGAAGAACTCGACACATATTCGCTCACTCAAAAACAGAAATACCGTGAACGAATCCAACTTTTGAGCAGTCGACTTTACTCTGGCGAATCACTTTCCGATGCTCTGTCTACAACGCCTGGACTGGTCCCCCAATCTGCAATTGTCGCAGTGCGTATTGGCGAAGAGAGTAATAGCCTGGGAATTGCCCTACGGGATGCTGCTGCTCAGTCTACGAAGAAGCTAAGACACTTAACCGATCAATCAAATCTCTCCATTATTTTCCTTTATTTAACTATGGTTGTGTCTATTCAGTTTCTGATTGTTGGATTTATCATGTACTGGATCATTCCGAAATTTAAAAAGATTTTCTTGGATTTCGGAACAGAACTTCCCTCGATCACACTTGGACTCATGCAAGTCAGTGATTTTATCATAGCCTACTTTTACTTGTTTTTGCCGCTATTTTCTCTCCCCATTATGGCATTGGTCCTGATACAAGTCGGCAATTACTATGGGTGGTACAATTTGCGTATCCCATTCTTCACGGAATGGTTCCCGCGTTTAAATACTCCTCACTGTCTGAGGCAGATTGCGCAGTCAGTTTCCGTTCACAAGCCTCCTCAAATTGCCCTGGATTCGATCTCAACTTTTCACCTCTGGGCGGACGTCAGAATGCGCACTCAATCCGTGAATGAACGAATCAAACAGGGCGAGAATATTTGGGAATCCCTGCAGAATGCCAAGTTAATCAGTGAAACTGAAGCTGCTTTGTGCTCCACTGCCGAACGAATGGATAACCTTCCATATGTGTTGAGAACACTGGCAGAATCAATAGAACTTCGTCGAGCCAGAAAACTAAGATTCTTTACGGAGTTCTTAAAGCCGATCATTATTTCTGTCCTGGCTATTCTGGTCGGCTATTTTGTAATTGCACTGTATATGCCTCTTGTCAAATTGATTAATGACCTTGTTTGA
- a CDS encoding PulJ/GspJ family protein — translation MNKLRPDSSQTQKKFIKRIKAIPRGVSLIEMMVVISLMSVIFTVSITTLGFLMRVEMKGTARIQETLSFQKLSRQFRADAGTARKAVIIDGKDNNSSQLKFEIEPDTSIIYSKDRVKNSILRLKKQSEKTIASDEFRIPVELLQFQIEQENQRELVSMLLQFIPEEIHENQTVKKTNKIFKVESLLSQKYSLQNRIDTNNSN, via the coding sequence ATGAATAAACTCAGACCAGACAGCTCACAAACACAGAAAAAGTTTATCAAAAGGATCAAGGCCATCCCCAGAGGTGTTTCACTTATTGAAATGATGGTGGTGATCTCGCTGATGTCAGTGATCTTTACTGTATCAATTACAACTCTGGGATTTCTCATGCGTGTAGAAATGAAAGGAACTGCCCGGATCCAGGAGACTCTCAGTTTCCAGAAATTATCTCGCCAATTTCGAGCGGATGCAGGAACTGCGCGCAAAGCAGTGATTATCGATGGGAAGGATAACAACTCAAGTCAACTCAAGTTTGAGATTGAGCCAGACACATCAATCATCTATTCCAAAGACAGGGTAAAGAATTCGATTCTCAGGTTGAAAAAACAATCCGAGAAAACCATCGCAAGCGATGAATTCCGCATCCCCGTCGAATTACTCCAATTCCAGATTGAGCAAGAAAACCAACGAGAGCTTGTTTCCATGCTGCTTCAATTTATTCCTGAAGAAATTCATGAGAATCAGACCGTCAAAAAAACAAACAAGATTTTCAAAGTGGAGTCTCTCCTTTCTCAGAAGTACTCACTTCAAAATCGTATTGATACAAATAATTCGAATTGA
- a CDS encoding DUF1559 domain-containing protein produces the protein MEQIDLPSPSKQQNLTRGFTLIELLVVIAIIAILIALLLPAVQQAREAARRSSCKNNLMQINVALQNYEMAHNVLPSGTVNPTGPIQNEAKGYHVSWFLQILPYLGEQTAFNKFDFNKSVYDPINKQVADYRIPTLRCPSNPNQGHSYAGMHHDIEAPIDSNNNGVLFLNSSVNYDDIPDGSSKTLFVGELTEGNELGWVSGTRSTLRNAGTAINLNNAKLFSGRAAFEKRFPNEDSERANNEGESPEGNAQLLQVGGFSSYHTGGSHFGIGDGSVRFLSENISIPLYQALANRHDGQLVSDY, from the coding sequence ATGGAACAAATTGATCTACCATCACCCTCAAAGCAACAGAATTTAACCAGAGGTTTTACCTTGATTGAGTTGCTCGTTGTAATTGCCATCATTGCGATTTTAATCGCCCTGCTTTTGCCTGCAGTTCAACAGGCACGCGAGGCAGCACGCAGGTCATCCTGTAAAAATAATTTGATGCAAATCAATGTGGCACTTCAAAATTATGAAATGGCTCATAATGTATTGCCCAGTGGCACCGTCAATCCCACAGGCCCCATTCAAAATGAAGCCAAAGGGTACCACGTCAGCTGGTTTTTACAAATTCTCCCATACCTTGGAGAGCAGACCGCGTTTAATAAGTTTGATTTTAATAAAAGCGTGTATGACCCGATAAATAAACAGGTCGCCGACTATCGAATCCCAACATTAAGATGCCCTTCCAACCCAAACCAAGGGCATAGCTATGCAGGAATGCACCATGACATTGAGGCTCCTATCGACTCAAATAATAATGGCGTTTTATTTTTGAACAGCAGTGTGAATTATGATGACATACCAGATGGAAGTTCCAAAACACTCTTTGTTGGTGAGCTCACGGAAGGAAATGAGCTTGGCTGGGTGTCTGGAACGCGTTCGACTTTAAGAAATGCTGGCACTGCTATTAATCTTAATAATGCAAAATTATTTTCAGGCCGCGCTGCCTTTGAAAAACGCTTCCCTAACGAAGATTCCGAGCGCGCGAACAACGAGGGCGAATCACCAGAAGGCAATGCTCAACTTCTCCAAGTCGGTGGGTTTTCCAGTTATCACACAGGGGGATCGCATTTTGGAATTGGTGATGGATCAGTTCGATTTCTCAGTGAAAATATCAGTATCCCCCTCTATCAAGCTTTAGCAAATCGACACGATGGGCAACTCGTTTCTGATTATTAA